A window of Rhizoctonia solani chromosome 5, complete sequence genomic DNA:
ATGTGAAATGATATTGTAAGGGTTGTTCGGTTCCACCTCATCATTATCTAGGGTGGCCGAGAATTCAAGTCGTCCCCGTAGCGTGCCTTGGGTGCTCTTCTGTCATCATATTCATAGAGTACTACCTCGGGTAGAATTGACACAGGTATACAGAAACCAATTCGGCTTTGTTGTTAACGGTCCTGAAAATACTTCATCCGAAATAATCTCGATCAGAGTGGAAAGTGGTAACACGAGGCTTATTCACTGGGATCGGCTGTACTAATACTCCGCCCAAACTACGTACCGCTGAGGTGTTTGAAAGTTCGATGGCGCAAACGTCCGTAACCAACGGTAACTTGAGGTTTAAGCCCACCCGTTACTGAAGCGGTAAATTTCATGAATGGGGTTATAGTACGACAGAGTGACAAAGGTGAATCGATTGTCTACTCCTTGGCTACACTGACATTGTCGCCTCATGGTAGACAACGCCTTCCGGCCTTCGTGTACATTCCATGGCATGCATACGCGTACCGAATAGATGTGTTATAGGACCAACTGAATGGCTATTGATGGAGAAATATATGGAACCTGAGAGCACGAGGCACCCGATGCCATATTTAGTCACCTGTGGCTGTGCTGAATGCCAAGGATCGTGAACGATTGAATTGAGTTATTATCATCACCACCGCTCTCTGCATGCCAACAGGTCTCAAGAAAAAATAGCCAAACGTCATTAGGGGGTTTCCTCCTGCCTTTGTCACTGATGGGTCACTCTATCGTTGTTATACTGGCTTTAATTCGGGAGCTATAAAATGGACGCTCGGTAGCCGACAAGGTCACCCCACCATGGTCAACCACTTCCACTTGGGCCTGTTGGCCGCCGTGATCCTTTTCGCTGCTCCTGTATTGTCTATTACAAGCTACCCCAATGTTTTCTTTGCTCCGAAAGATGTCCTGGGCTCTGAGTGGGTAACAGAAGCCAAATGGGCACAGCTAAACACCATTCGAACTGCGAAGCTTCTCGCCTCTCAAGGACCATGGAGTAGGTCTATTATCATTATATTAAGGATACAAAAGTTAAAATATCTATTAAATTCAGCTGTCACGTCTAAAACCATGCTTCCACCTACTGGCGACAAGCGGTACGAATGTGACCATCTTGACTAGGCGCATAAGGTCAACTAATCTTTCATTCCCTAGTGATTTCATGAGTTTTCGTCCATACTTCTGGCCCGATTGTTCGGGCGTTGGGAATGATACTGAGCTAACCAACGAGCAAAGTAAGTAGATTGATTATGAGTTTATACTGATCGACACTGAACTTCACGAAACTCCATCTAGTATACACTACATGTCCTTACGTCCGTCGAGATGGCGAGTTCAACCCTGACGTTCGTATGGTCAATGATACTGGCGCGTTCCAAGCTATGACAGATAGTGTCTTTTACAACGCGCTCGCTTGGTCTTTCACCAAGGACCCGCATTTTTCAAAGAAAATTGTTTCAGCGATTCACACATGGTTCATCTCTCCCAATACCGCCATGAATCCTAATCTCAACTACTCCCAACTGTTGCGTGGCCCTGGAGAGCAAAAAGGGACTCATACGGGCATATTAGACTTGAAGTGCATGTCTAAATTGGTTTCGGGCGTATTAGTTTTGAGAGAGGGTCAATCACGCGACTGGAATACAACCCTCGATGACGGTCTGAACTCATGGGTCAAGCAATATATAGTCTGGCTTACAACTAGCGAAATGGGTATGGAGGAGAAGGCTGCTCGCAAGTAAGTCATTTAGGCCTAACTCTGTGACATTTTTTTGTTGACTAGTACTCCCAGCAACCACGGTACATTTTACTACAACCAGCTCGCCTCACTTCAGACTCTCGTGGGTGACCTTGAAGGAGCCAAAGCCACAATCAACGAATACTTTAACGGTATATATCAGGACCAGATAGCCGCCAACGGGGACCAGCCTCTCGAGAGTGATCGCACCCGTCCATATCATTATCGCTCATACAACATTGCCGCCATGATTGTCAATGCTAAAATCGGCGCCTACGTTGGTCTTCCAGATATTTGGAATCGGAAAACCAAATCCGGCGCGGGAATCAAAGAGGCTTTGGATTACGCAATGTCCCTACCCCCaaatggagaagaggaatacgcTAAAGAGTTGCTCCCTTCTCTTGCTGCTGTAGCGAGCGTGTATGGCGATCCAGATGGCAAGTATGCCACGTTTTTGAAGTCCAGGGACTCCCGATATCCAGGCAATGCGTATTTTCTGATTGCCCCGGGTTTGAACGACTCGGGTTTGCTGCCCGGACTGAGAAACACGACCGGTAACTCAGGTCCCTTAAATAGCGGCGGTGTTCAAGTAGGAGTAGAAGTAAATGGTGTCGTTGGAGTGGTAGCCGCCTTCGCCGTTGCTGTGCTGGCATTGGCACTATAGATTTCATAGACATATACACTCTATTTCATGCCGAATTCTCATGATACTGATGACTATTTAACGCTAGATTGTAGTGATTTGTTATGCACACATGTATTTTACTGATGTATTCCCGCTTATTCTGTCATCAGATTCCCCCCCTTATTTTCTTGCAGATTAATAAACTACACTTTTCCTTGACGCCTGGCGCATTCGGGTGCCATCTAGGTCGCTAACTGCCTATCGCAAATAAACACATTGTAAGGGTTACGCGATCATCGTAGGTTTAGCTCGAGTGTATGCGTTACCCTTACGATACAGTCTTACGCCCCTAGCGTTACATCTATCTCTTGTGCTTCGTTTAGGCTGATTACCAACTATATGCGCTTCTTTGGTTTATTCTGTTTACGCATGTATCGA
This region includes:
- a CDS encoding alginate lyase; the encoded protein is MVNHFHLGLLAAVILFAAPVLSITSYPNVFFAPKDVLGSEWVTEAKWAQLNTIRTAKLLASQGPWTVTSKTMLPPTGDKRDFMSFRPYFWPDCSGVGNDTELTNEQIYTTCPYVRRDGEFNPDVRMVNDTGAFQAMTDSVFYNALAWSFTKDPHFSKKIVSAIHTWFISPNTAMNPNLNYSQLLRGPGEQKGTHTGILDLKCMSKLVSGVLVLREGQSRDWNTTLDDGLNSWVKQYIVWLTTSEMGMEEKAARNNHGTFYYNQLASLQTLVGDLEGAKATINEYFNGIYQDQIAANGDQPLESDRTRPYHYRSYNIAAMIVNAKIGAYVGLPDIWNRKTKSGAGIKEALDYAMSLPPNGEEEYAKELLPSLAAVASVYGDPDGKYATFLKSRDSRYPGNAYFLIAPGLNDSGLLPGLRNTTGNSGPLNSGGVQVGVEVNGVVGVVAAFAVAVLALAL